Proteins encoded by one window of Elaeis guineensis isolate ETL-2024a chromosome 12, EG11, whole genome shotgun sequence:
- the LOC105061328 gene encoding cell division cycle 20.2, cofactor of APC complex: MDDAGFSPSISCSRSSRLPPRDLRSRSFVPSLRSPFSKNPHEYGDRFIPMRSSMDFDLARCLLTGSWKQTDNLAPASESYQKILAETFSMNRTRILSFKRRPLEIAGGALQELLSDGIVSHRARQKRFIPQSPVRTLYAPELFDNYYLNLLDWGSSNVLAVALGNTVYLWDANKKSASEMMHVDEDHGPIASVNWAPDGQHIAIGLHSSDVQLWDSTCGRLLRTLRGMHRYRVGSLAWNKNILTTGGMDGNIVNNDVRIRSHIVHTFRGHQLDVCGLKWSDSGRQLASGGADNLVYIWDLPAASSNPPLSGNEWLYRFQDHVDAVRALAWSPFQSNLLASGGDMDDQCIKFWNTQIGACLGSVDTGSQVCSLLWNKHERELLSSHQNQLILWKYPSMVKIAEITAHTSQVLFTAQSPDGRTVASAAGDETVRFWNVFGNANTGPFANFNYIR, translated from the exons atGGATGACGCTGGGTTCTCTCCTTCGATCTCCTGCTCTCGATCCTCTCGGCTCCCGCCGAGAGATCTCCGCTCGAGATCCTTCGTCCCTTCTCTCCGCTCCCCCTTTTCCAAGAACCCTCATGAATAC GGCGACAGATTCATTCCGATGAGGTCCTCCATGGACTTCGACTTGGCCCGCTGCCTGCTGACCGGATCTTGGAAGCAGACGGACAACTTGGCCCCTGCCAGCGAGTCCTATCAAAAGATTCTTGCAGAGACCTTCTCCATGAACCGAACCCGGATACTTTCTTTCAAGAGAAGGCCGCTAGAGATAGCCGGAGGGGCCTTGCAAGAACTCCTCTCCGATGGTATCGTCTCGCATCGAGCGAGGCAGAAGCGGTTTATTCCCCAG TCACCTGTGAGAACATTATATGCGCCGGAGCTCTTCGACAACTATTATTTGAACCTGTTGGACTGGGGAAGCAGTAATGTCTTGGCAGTCGCTCTGGGGAACACGGTCTACCTGTGGGACGCTAACAAGAAGTCCGCTTCAGAGATGATGCATGTGGATGAAGACCATGGTCCTATTGCCAGTGTCAATTGGGCACCGGATGGGCAGCATATCGCAATTGGCTTACATTCTTCTGATGTCCAATTGTGGGATTCTACCTGCGGTCGCCTG CTGAGAACATTGAGGGGGATGCATCGGTATCGGGTCGGATCACTTGCTTGGAACAAAAATATTCTAACAACTGGAGGGATGGACGGCAATATAGTGAATAATGATGTGAGAATAAGGTCTCACATTGTACATACTTTCAGAGGGCACCAGCTGGATGTTTGTGGGCTGAAGTGGTCAGACTCAGGCAGGCAACTAGCAAGTGGCGGAGCTGATAACCTTGTTTATATATGGGACCTGCCGGCGGCCTCTTCAAACCCTCCCCTAAGCGGAAATGAATGGCTGTATAGATTTCAAGACCATGTCGATGCTGTGAGAGCACTTGCATGGAGTCCTTTCCAAAGTAACCTTCTTGCGTCTGGTGGAGATATGGATGACCAGTGCATTAAGTTCTGGAACACACAAATAGGTGCTTGCCTGGGTTCGGTGGATACTGGTTCTCAAGTTTGCTCCTTGCTATGGAACAAGCATGAACGGGAATTGCTGAGCTCTCATCAGAACCAACTGATCCTATGGAAGTATCCTTCAATGGTTAAGATTGCAGAGATAACAGCACATACTTCTCAGGTTCTATTCACGGCCCAG AGTCCAGATGGCCGCACGGTAGCATCTGCTGCAGGGGATGAGACAGTTAGATTTTGGAATGTCTTTGGAAATGCAAATACAGGTCCTTTTGCTAATTTTAATTACATTAGATGA